A genomic segment from Geitlerinema sp. PCC 7407 encodes:
- a CDS encoding GAF domain-containing protein, with product MTPEVLQHLLDACQDSEFVEALLRLLRDGQSDEGLGEVFLTLGPVVERLRQAIAITDARRHVVAWNRAAEELLQWPMMEVLGRPLDRFFQAYAAHRDGERLLTWLAKGTGWCQGWILRRQDGTPVPVQMMHLGFHDFAGDLTGFLTVLVPTQELPEASHLAAVLHRREVPTPADVMSYLDRPAVHFKDAFMALDQAFRVRFVSAGAEQVLGRSRSDLLDQNLRSALVGHLTPETLAALQRSMVEEVAIEIEEFCRLRQRWLSIYMYPVAGGLELYLHDITEQRRVRHALEASEYQFWRLVETMNEGFAICDATNQLLYENEKLREMLGGDRSSLIGRSLRDYLAPESLAVFDAHLEQVRRGARSAVELAWSNDSLGQVYTILSTVPAADFGENQRHSFHILTDITQRKRAEQALHQQVEREKLMGAVIQRIRRSLDLNTILSTTVSEVRQLLAMDRVLICCLEEDGSGSVLVESVGPDWRPMLNTQLAQGWLRPATWKSFQQGSVQAIADASAVALSWGQSAGQDDFQIQASLTAPILVGDRRLWGLLMTHQCSSTRQWDPLEMDLLRHLASQVGIAIQQSMFYQEVQTLKADLEVQVQRRTAQLQQSLDHEATLKRLTDRVRDSLDEHQIVQVAVQEVALVLKANCCNAAMYDLEKGISTICYEYAASIPGSQGRVTRLANFPEIYAQLCDGLYFQFCSITPNPVRGRVAMLACPMFDDQGVLGDLWLVNHQDYMFSELEIRFVQQIANQCAIALRQARLYQASQAQVQELEKLNRLKDDFLSTVSHELRTPISNMKMAIHMLKLAPSEAKREQYLDILQAECHRESDLINDLLDLQRLEAEVYPSTCQSVDLETWLPTLVHPFESRIHGHRQRLKVALTRPLPVVTCDRNSLERVIAELLNNACKYTPAGGEIHFCGRRSRRASPPGTALLILSVKNQAEIPPADLNRVFEKFYRVPNGDPWKQGGTGLGLALVKCLVKQLNGTIRASSGGGWTTFTLQLVLTLFPES from the coding sequence ATGACCCCTGAAGTTCTTCAACATCTCCTAGATGCGTGTCAGGACAGCGAATTTGTCGAGGCGCTGCTTCGCCTTTTGCGCGATGGCCAATCTGATGAGGGCTTGGGTGAAGTTTTTTTGACGCTGGGGCCGGTGGTGGAGCGATTGCGTCAGGCGATCGCCATTACCGATGCGCGCCGACACGTGGTGGCCTGGAATCGAGCAGCGGAGGAGTTGCTCCAGTGGCCCATGATGGAGGTGCTGGGGCGGCCTTTGGATCGATTTTTCCAGGCCTATGCTGCGCATCGGGATGGTGAGCGACTGCTGACGTGGTTGGCTAAGGGGACGGGGTGGTGCCAAGGCTGGATCTTGAGGCGTCAAGACGGTACGCCGGTGCCGGTACAGATGATGCATTTGGGGTTTCATGATTTTGCGGGAGATCTGACTGGCTTTTTAACCGTTTTGGTGCCGACGCAGGAGCTACCGGAGGCGTCGCATCTGGCGGCTGTACTGCACCGGCGAGAGGTGCCTACTCCGGCGGATGTGATGAGCTACCTCGATCGCCCGGCTGTGCATTTCAAAGATGCGTTTATGGCCTTGGATCAAGCGTTTCGCGTGCGCTTTGTCAGTGCTGGGGCGGAGCAGGTCTTGGGGCGATCGCGTTCGGATCTCCTGGACCAAAACCTGCGATCGGCTCTGGTAGGCCACTTGACTCCTGAAACCCTGGCGGCCTTGCAGCGGAGCATGGTGGAGGAGGTGGCGATCGAAATCGAGGAGTTTTGTCGCCTGCGGCAGCGCTGGCTCTCTATCTATATGTATCCGGTGGCGGGGGGCCTAGAGCTGTATCTCCACGACATTACGGAGCAGCGGCGGGTGCGCCACGCCCTGGAGGCGAGTGAATACCAGTTTTGGCGGCTCGTGGAGACGATGAATGAGGGCTTTGCGATTTGCGATGCGACCAATCAGCTGCTCTATGAAAATGAAAAGCTGCGGGAGATGCTGGGGGGCGATCGCAGCTCGCTGATTGGGCGATCGCTGCGGGACTACTTGGCCCCTGAGAGTCTTGCGGTCTTCGATGCGCATCTTGAGCAGGTGCGGCGCGGTGCTCGGAGCGCGGTGGAGCTTGCCTGGAGCAACGATAGTCTAGGCCAGGTCTACACCATCCTCTCGACGGTGCCAGCGGCGGATTTTGGCGAGAATCAGCGCCACAGCTTTCATATCCTGACGGATATCACCCAGCGCAAACGGGCTGAGCAGGCCCTCCATCAACAGGTGGAGCGCGAAAAGCTGATGGGGGCTGTCATCCAGCGCATTCGGCGATCGCTCGATCTCAACACCATTTTGTCTACCACCGTCTCGGAAGTTCGGCAGCTCCTGGCCATGGACCGCGTGCTGATTTGCTGTCTGGAGGAGGACGGCAGCGGCAGTGTTCTGGTGGAATCGGTGGGGCCGGACTGGCGACCTATGCTGAATACGCAGCTGGCCCAGGGGTGGCTGCGTCCAGCCACCTGGAAAAGCTTTCAGCAGGGGAGCGTGCAGGCGATCGCCGATGCATCAGCGGTGGCGCTGAGCTGGGGGCAGAGCGCCGGTCAAGATGATTTTCAGATTCAGGCCAGCCTGACGGCGCCGATCTTGGTGGGCGATCGCCGGTTGTGGGGCCTGTTGATGACCCATCAGTGCAGCAGCACCCGTCAGTGGGACCCGCTCGAAATGGATCTGCTGCGGCACCTCGCCAGCCAAGTGGGCATCGCTATTCAACAGTCGATGTTTTATCAAGAGGTCCAAACCCTCAAAGCCGACCTAGAAGTCCAGGTTCAGCGACGAACCGCTCAGCTTCAGCAGTCCCTCGACCACGAAGCGACCCTCAAGCGCCTGACCGATCGCGTCCGCGACAGCCTCGACGAGCACCAGATTGTCCAGGTGGCTGTCCAGGAAGTGGCCCTCGTTCTCAAGGCCAACTGCTGCAACGCGGCCATGTACGACCTCGAGAAAGGCATTTCGACTATTTGCTATGAGTATGCGGCCTCCATTCCGGGGTCCCAGGGCCGGGTGACGCGCTTGGCCAACTTTCCCGAAATCTACGCCCAGCTTTGCGACGGTCTGTATTTTCAGTTTTGCTCGATTACGCCGAACCCGGTGCGGGGCCGAGTCGCGATGCTGGCTTGCCCCATGTTTGACGATCAGGGCGTGCTGGGGGACTTGTGGCTGGTCAACCACCAAGACTATATGTTTAGCGAACTGGAAATTCGCTTCGTGCAGCAAATCGCGAACCAGTGCGCCATCGCGCTCCGCCAAGCGCGCCTGTATCAGGCCTCGCAGGCCCAGGTGCAGGAGCTCGAAAAGCTCAATCGCCTCAAGGATGATTTCCTAAGCACCGTCTCCCACGAGCTGCGCACTCCCATCTCGAATATGAAGATGGCGATCCACATGCTCAAGCTGGCGCCTAGCGAGGCTAAACGAGAACAGTACCTGGACATCCTCCAGGCTGAATGCCACCGCGAGTCGGACCTAATCAACGATCTGCTCGATCTCCAGCGCCTTGAGGCGGAGGTCTATCCGAGTACCTGTCAGTCGGTGGATTTGGAGACGTGGCTGCCGACGCTGGTACACCCCTTTGAGTCGCGGATTCATGGCCATCGGCAGCGGCTCAAGGTGGCGCTGACAAGGCCCCTGCCGGTGGTGACCTGCGATCGCAACAGTCTAGAGCGGGTGATCGCAGAACTGCTCAATAACGCTTGCAAGTACACGCCAGCGGGCGGCGAAATCCATTTTTGCGGGCGGCGATCGCGGCGAGCCAGTCCTCCAGGGACTGCCCTGCTCATTCTGTCGGTCAAAAACCAGGCTGAAATTCCCCCCGCAGACCTAAACCGGGTTTTCGAGAAGTTCTATCGCGTGCCGAACGGGGATCCCTGGAAGCAGGGTGGCACAGGATTGGGGCTTGCTCTGGTCAAGTGTTTGGTCAAGCAGCTCAATGGCACCATCCGCGCTAGCAGCGGCGGCGGCTGGACCACCTTCACGCTGCAACTGGTTTTGACCCTTTTCCCAGAATCTTGA
- a CDS encoding PAS domain S-box protein, with the protein MKQVSFPSSFSQALQTLKLGDAILTLCDRAQIALCILDNQRRILQTNPGFEALYGWSSSDLVGQLLDDLLVLPAGEAEMLLGLSQAPVGSSQCLELSIYCRSGDIRQAQMTADRVEREGKIYTLGVWMDITERKQAQVSLQQANETLKQKVKEQTTQLSKVVSQLRTEIGDRRRIEADLRKEREFLSAMLESVEAGIVACDANGTLNLFNRATREFHGLPAEPLPPDQWSQYYNLYRPDGRPMTMEDIPLFRALKGEVVENAEMVIAPREGTPRTLLANGRLIVDSAGQPLGAVVAMHDITQRKAAEMALRESEQALRLQAQRIEETLRDLQRTQTHLVQSEKMSSLGQLVAGIAHEINNPINFIYGNLAPASQYVEDLLHLIEQFQQHYPTPPPEIQEEIEEMDLEFVTEDLPKLVASMRVGADRIRQIVLSLRTFSRVDESECKAVDIHEGIDSTLMILQNRLKAKAGQIAIQLVKEYGNLPKVECYAGQLNQVFMNLLSNAIDALEERDSERSVEAIAQEPSQITITTRSLSESAIAIHIRDNGPGISASVQEHIFSPFFTTKPVGKGTGLGLSISYQIVVDRHGGRMECLSEAGRGTEFIIEIPACQSKSLPEAVA; encoded by the coding sequence ATGAAGCAGGTTTCTTTTCCTTCGTCTTTTTCCCAAGCGCTGCAAACCCTGAAGCTGGGCGATGCGATCCTGACCCTGTGCGATCGCGCTCAGATTGCTCTCTGCATCTTGGACAACCAGAGACGAATTCTGCAAACCAATCCAGGCTTTGAGGCGCTCTACGGCTGGAGCAGCAGCGATCTTGTAGGTCAACTGCTCGACGATCTGCTGGTGCTGCCAGCGGGAGAGGCCGAAATGCTGCTGGGGCTCTCTCAAGCGCCGGTGGGTTCGTCCCAGTGTTTAGAGCTGTCTATCTATTGTCGATCGGGGGATATTCGGCAAGCCCAAATGACTGCCGATCGGGTAGAGCGTGAAGGAAAGATCTACACCCTGGGGGTCTGGATGGATATCACCGAGCGCAAGCAGGCCCAGGTGTCTCTCCAGCAAGCCAACGAAACCCTCAAGCAGAAGGTAAAAGAACAGACAACGCAGCTATCGAAGGTCGTGTCGCAGCTGCGGACCGAAATTGGCGATCGCCGTCGCATCGAGGCCGACTTGCGGAAAGAGCGCGAGTTTCTCAGCGCGATGCTCGAAAGCGTCGAGGCCGGCATCGTCGCCTGCGACGCCAACGGCACACTGAACCTGTTCAACCGGGCAACTCGAGAGTTTCACGGCTTGCCCGCCGAGCCCCTGCCCCCCGATCAATGGTCGCAATATTACAATCTCTACCGGCCTGACGGTCGCCCGATGACCATGGAGGACATTCCGCTGTTTCGGGCTCTCAAGGGCGAAGTCGTCGAGAATGCCGAAATGGTGATCGCGCCGCGTGAGGGGACGCCACGAACGCTCCTGGCCAATGGCCGCCTAATCGTCGACTCGGCAGGGCAACCCCTCGGGGCTGTGGTGGCGATGCACGACATTACCCAGCGCAAGGCGGCGGAGATGGCGCTGCGCGAGTCAGAGCAGGCGCTGCGATTGCAGGCCCAGCGCATTGAGGAGACGTTGCGCGATCTTCAAAGGACCCAAACGCATCTGGTCCAGAGCGAAAAGATGTCTAGCTTGGGACAGCTGGTTGCAGGGATCGCCCACGAAATCAACAATCCCATCAACTTTATCTACGGCAATTTGGCCCCGGCCAGCCAGTACGTAGAAGACTTGCTCCATCTTATTGAGCAGTTTCAGCAGCACTATCCGACGCCGCCGCCAGAGATCCAAGAAGAGATCGAGGAGATGGATCTGGAGTTCGTGACGGAGGATCTGCCCAAGCTGGTAGCGTCAATGCGCGTGGGGGCCGACCGAATTCGGCAGATTGTGCTGTCTCTGCGCACGTTTTCGCGGGTGGACGAGTCGGAGTGCAAGGCGGTGGATATCCATGAAGGCATCGACAGCACGCTGATGATTTTGCAAAATCGCCTGAAGGCAAAGGCGGGCCAGATAGCGATTCAGCTGGTGAAAGAGTACGGCAATTTGCCCAAGGTGGAATGCTATGCGGGACAGCTCAATCAGGTTTTTATGAATTTGCTGTCCAATGCAATCGATGCGCTGGAGGAGCGAGATAGTGAGCGCTCTGTGGAGGCGATCGCCCAGGAGCCCAGCCAGATCACGATCACCACGCGATCGCTCAGCGAGTCTGCGATCGCCATTCACATTCGCGACAACGGCCCCGGCATCAGCGCCAGCGTCCAGGAGCACATTTTCAGCCCCTTCTTTACCACCAAGCCCGTGGGCAAGGGCACCGGACTCGGTCTCTCGATCAGCTATCAGATCGTGGTCGATCGCCACGGCGGCAGAATGGAGTGCCTCTCGGAGGCTGGCCGGGGCACGGAGTTCATCATTGAGATCCCGGCTTGCCAGAGCAAGAGCCTACCGGAAGCCGTGGCTTAA
- a CDS encoding NIL domain-containing protein yields MKKRVTLTFPRRSVHMPVTYRLAKDFNVAANIIRAQVAPNQIGKLVVELSGDIDELDAAIDWLRSQDIGVSLASREILIDEEICVHCGLCTGVCPTEALTLDPKTFRLTFTRSRCIVCEQCVPTCPVQAIATDL; encoded by the coding sequence GTGAAAAAACGCGTCACGCTTACGTTTCCTCGGCGATCGGTGCATATGCCCGTAACCTACCGCCTGGCCAAAGATTTCAACGTTGCGGCAAACATCATCCGGGCCCAGGTCGCTCCCAACCAAATCGGTAAGCTGGTGGTGGAGTTGTCGGGGGATATTGATGAACTCGATGCTGCCATTGACTGGCTGCGATCGCAGGATATCGGGGTTTCCCTCGCTAGCCGCGAAATTCTCATCGACGAAGAAATTTGTGTACACTGTGGTCTGTGTACGGGGGTTTGTCCCACTGAGGCGCTCACCCTCGATCCCAAGACCTTCCGACTGACCTTCACGCGATCGCGCTGCATCGTCTGTGAACAGTGTGTCCCCACCTGCCCAGTGCAGGCGATCGCCACAGATCTTTGA
- a CDS encoding response regulator transcription factor: MSDIRVVLIEDHDLTRVGLRTALQQRDGIQVVGEAPNATEGLRILKSAQPDVAVVDIGLPDMDGIELTRQFREGAVEGDPATKILILTMHDNEDAVLSAFAAGADSYCMKDVSIDKLIEALHVTHEGNAWIDPAIARIVLSQSRKVPEVTVPAETKTIAADAGQPEEYEQILEAYPLTERELEVLELIVAGCSNAAIAEKLYITVGTVKTHVRNILNKLCADDRTQAAVRALRSGLVE, from the coding sequence ATGAGTGACATCCGTGTTGTCTTGATTGAAGACCATGACCTAACGCGCGTGGGCCTGCGTACAGCGCTCCAGCAGCGGGACGGCATTCAGGTGGTGGGAGAGGCGCCCAATGCGACGGAGGGGCTGCGAATTCTCAAATCCGCGCAGCCGGATGTGGCCGTGGTGGACATCGGCTTACCGGATATGGACGGTATCGAGCTGACTCGCCAGTTTCGCGAAGGGGCAGTCGAGGGCGATCCGGCCACGAAGATTTTGATTTTGACCATGCATGACAATGAGGATGCCGTGCTCTCTGCCTTTGCGGCGGGGGCCGACTCCTACTGCATGAAGGATGTCAGCATTGACAAGCTGATCGAGGCGCTCCATGTGACCCACGAGGGCAACGCCTGGATCGACCCGGCGATCGCGCGCATCGTGCTGAGCCAGAGCCGCAAGGTGCCGGAGGTGACGGTGCCTGCCGAGACGAAAACCATCGCCGCCGATGCGGGCCAGCCAGAAGAGTACGAGCAGATCCTGGAGGCCTACCCCCTGACGGAGCGAGAGCTAGAAGTGCTCGAGCTGATCGTGGCTGGATGCAGCAACGCGGCGATCGCCGAAAAGCTCTACATCACGGTGGGCACCGTCAAAACCCACGTCCGCAACATTCTCAACAAGCTCTGCGCTGATGACCGGACCCAGGCAGCGGTGCGCGCCCTGCGATCGGGCTTGGTGGAATAG
- a CDS encoding gluconokinase, with translation MDYCIGLDIGTTSTKAIAVSTTGELLGRQVAFYETRVPQPGWAEQNPDTVVARALGAVQALIAEANLAPTGAIALGLSSAMHSLIALDGQGRPLTPSILWSDNRSAPQAAALRQLPQAQALYERVGTPLHPMLPLAKLLWLQQAEPAIFRRSHKFVSIKEYLLQQLCGEAVIDTSIASATGLFNLRQNAWDREALAIAGIAPVQLSELVPTTHCLGGLTAAWAKTLGLRADLPVVVGASDGVLANLGVGAIAPDQVAITLGTSAAVRATVSQPQTDPHQRTFCYALTADRWVVGGASNSGGVVLEWFRDQLAQPEVMAALEAGQDAYEALIAGAASIAPGAEGLLFLPFLTGERSPYWNPAARGAFLGLASHHRRSHLTRAVLEGIVLNLAAIYRTLPLPTAVSEVRAAGGFARSPLWKQMLADGLGVEVAIPAVYDASSWGAALLALHAVGWLPDLSAVQSFTPIYERFSPDPDRTQRYRELFRLYESAYHSLESTFSALAAWQTQG, from the coding sequence ATGGACTATTGCATTGGGCTCGACATTGGCACCACCAGCACCAAGGCGATCGCGGTTTCGACCACCGGCGAGCTGCTGGGTCGGCAAGTCGCTTTTTATGAAACACGGGTCCCCCAGCCGGGCTGGGCAGAGCAAAATCCTGACACCGTTGTCGCCAGAGCCCTAGGAGCCGTCCAGGCCCTGATCGCGGAGGCAAACTTGGCACCGACCGGGGCGATCGCCCTCGGCCTTAGCTCGGCCATGCACAGCCTGATCGCCCTCGACGGCCAGGGCCGCCCCCTCACCCCCAGCATCCTGTGGTCCGACAACCGCAGCGCCCCCCAGGCAGCGGCCCTGCGCCAGTTGCCCCAGGCCCAGGCCCTCTACGAGCGAGTCGGCACGCCGCTCCATCCCATGCTGCCCCTGGCCAAACTGCTGTGGCTCCAGCAGGCTGAGCCGGCGATCTTCCGGCGATCGCACAAATTTGTTTCTATCAAAGAATACTTGTTGCAGCAGCTCTGCGGCGAAGCGGTCATCGACACGTCGATCGCTTCGGCCACTGGCCTGTTTAACCTGCGGCAAAACGCCTGGGATCGCGAAGCGCTGGCGATCGCCGGGATTGCCCCAGTCCAGCTGAGCGAACTGGTGCCGACCACCCACTGTCTTGGGGGCCTCACGGCCGCCTGGGCCAAGACGCTGGGTTTGCGGGCCGATCTACCAGTGGTAGTGGGCGCCAGCGACGGCGTCTTGGCAAACCTCGGCGTGGGCGCGATCGCCCCTGACCAGGTCGCCATCACCCTCGGCACCAGCGCGGCGGTGCGGGCCACGGTTTCCCAGCCCCAGACCGACCCTCACCAGCGCACCTTTTGCTACGCCCTGACCGCCGATCGCTGGGTGGTCGGCGGCGCCTCCAACAGCGGCGGGGTCGTGCTGGAGTGGTTTCGCGATCAGCTCGCTCAGCCGGAGGTGATGGCGGCCCTCGAAGCGGGTCAGGATGCCTACGAGGCACTGATTGCCGGAGCAGCCTCCATCGCGCCGGGGGCGGAGGGCCTGCTGTTTTTGCCCTTTTTGACCGGGGAGCGATCGCCCTACTGGAATCCGGCGGCTCGGGGCGCTTTTCTCGGCTTGGCGTCCCATCACCGGCGATCGCACCTGACCCGGGCCGTCCTCGAAGGCATCGTGCTGAATCTGGCCGCCATTTACCGGACGCTGCCGCTGCCGACCGCTGTCTCGGAGGTGCGGGCCGCTGGGGGCTTCGCGCGATCGCCCCTCTGGAAGCAGATGCTGGCCGACGGGCTGGGGGTTGAGGTGGCGATCCCGGCCGTCTACGACGCCAGCAGCTGGGGGGCAGCGCTGCTCGCCCTGCACGCTGTGGGCTGGCTGCCCGATTTATCGGCGGTTCAGTCCTTTACCCCGATTTACGAACGCTTTTCGCCGGACCCCGATCGCACTCAGCGCTACCGGGAGCTGTTTCGCCTGTACGAATCGGCCTACCACAGCCTAGAGTCAACGTTTTCGGCCCTGGCAGCCTGGCAAACTCAGGGCTAG
- a CDS encoding polysaccharide deacetylase family protein, whose protein sequence is MLPSAWRNGLNLFLARQQSSISLLTAASLSLTIFPGSAIAQDPATDVPQPLPARSCAAPAAKPLAVQQAASQIMEVATWVNTPINTVEAIVRNWGPQIMALSTPTAWPQISDRAQKAKVPILMYHDILPEKQVFFDVTPEEFEAHLQLIQASGATPISLDQLVTHLRTGIPLPEKPVLLTFDDGYKGHYQYVYPLLKKYGYPAVFSIYTDKIDKQLGRSSMTWDEVQEMAADPLITIASHSVSHPRDLTQLETADMEREVKASKEALEAKLGRPIHYFTYPEGHYNEAVADAVEAAGYRAALTMDDWDERFAGESESLLAIARFGQSRIQEVVAEAWGGPSLPRWTTGFNFGAPVELTQAIYDDVPLTLIAGGRPITIHADSRYQVPEILAGTEAIAGVDGGFFSLEFLDSNVMIGPVYSQSTGKFVPGNRGENPKLRNRPLVLIGPTAAQFLPFDPDRHNTLEGLQAEMPNVTDAFVGAAWLVKQGVPQPPESFGSLFDFDAERHRAFWGINQAGQPVIGVSHEPVDSVSLGEMLAEAGLRDAIMLDSGASTSLAYQGESLVGYEPRPVPHVVALVPPAGMAAAPQSSEDCVMAAR, encoded by the coding sequence ATGTTGCCTTCTGCTTGGAGAAACGGCCTGAACCTCTTTTTGGCTCGACAACAGTCCTCGATTTCTTTGCTCACGGCAGCTAGCCTGAGCTTGACGATTTTCCCGGGAAGCGCGATCGCCCAAGATCCAGCCACCGATGTCCCCCAGCCCCTGCCAGCCCGGAGCTGTGCGGCTCCAGCGGCGAAACCCCTGGCCGTCCAGCAGGCAGCCTCCCAGATCATGGAGGTCGCCACCTGGGTCAATACCCCCATCAACACCGTCGAAGCGATCGTGCGCAACTGGGGGCCGCAAATCATGGCCCTCAGCACGCCGACGGCGTGGCCCCAGATCAGCGATCGCGCCCAAAAGGCCAAAGTCCCCATTCTCATGTATCACGACATCCTGCCCGAAAAGCAGGTTTTTTTTGACGTGACGCCCGAGGAATTTGAGGCCCATCTCCAGCTGATCCAGGCCAGCGGCGCGACGCCCATCAGCCTAGATCAGCTAGTCACCCACCTGCGCACCGGCATTCCCCTCCCCGAAAAGCCCGTCCTGCTGACCTTTGATGACGGCTACAAGGGCCATTATCAGTACGTCTATCCCCTGCTGAAAAAATATGGCTATCCGGCGGTCTTCTCGATCTACACCGACAAGATCGACAAGCAGCTCGGGCGCTCCAGCATGACCTGGGACGAGGTGCAGGAGATGGCAGCCGATCCCCTGATTACCATTGCCTCCCACAGCGTTTCCCATCCCCGCGACCTCACGCAGCTGGAGACGGCGGACATGGAGCGCGAGGTGAAAGCGTCCAAAGAGGCCCTTGAGGCAAAGCTGGGACGCCCCATTCATTACTTCACCTACCCAGAGGGCCACTACAACGAGGCGGTGGCTGATGCCGTGGAGGCGGCGGGCTACCGGGCGGCCCTCACGATGGACGACTGGGATGAGCGCTTTGCGGGAGAGTCCGAGAGCCTGCTGGCGATCGCCCGGTTCGGACAGTCGCGCATCCAAGAGGTCGTGGCAGAGGCCTGGGGCGGTCCGTCGCTCCCCCGCTGGACCACGGGCTTCAACTTTGGGGCGCCGGTGGAGCTCACCCAGGCTATCTACGACGACGTGCCGCTGACGCTGATTGCGGGGGGACGACCGATCACGATTCACGCCGACAGCCGCTACCAAGTGCCCGAAATCCTGGCGGGAACTGAGGCGATCGCCGGTGTGGACGGCGGATTTTTCTCCCTGGAGTTTCTGGACTCCAACGTCATGATCGGCCCGGTCTACAGCCAGAGCACCGGCAAATTTGTCCCCGGCAACCGGGGCGAAAACCCGAAACTGCGCAACCGCCCCCTGGTGCTCATTGGCCCGACCGCCGCGCAGTTTTTGCCCTTTGATCCTGATCGGCACAACACCTTAGAAGGCCTCCAGGCTGAGATGCCCAATGTCACCGACGCCTTTGTTGGGGCGGCGTGGCTGGTCAAGCAGGGCGTCCCCCAGCCCCCAGAAAGTTTCGGCAGCCTGTTTGACTTTGATGCTGAGCGGCACCGGGCTTTTTGGGGGATCAATCAGGCGGGCCAGCCGGTGATCGGCGTGTCCCATGAGCCAGTGGACTCGGTGTCCCTCGGTGAAATGCTGGCCGAAGCGGGCCTGCGCGACGCCATCATGCTGGACTCAGGGGCCAGCACCTCCCTGGCCTATCAGGGTGAGTCCCTGGTCGGCTACGAGCCGCGACCGGTGCCCCACGTGGTGGCCTTGGTGCCGCCCGCGGGTATGGCGGCCGCGCCCCAGAGCTCCGAGGACTGCGTCATGGCCGCTCGCTAG
- a CDS encoding alpha/beta fold hydrolase translates to MTARATYEAEGDRHQLTLSSGISLAYREWSPGKTPVLLLHGLGDHGLVWAEVASAWGDRYHCVAPDLRGHGESSKPPTGYRCEDIIADLEGLMDHLGWSSAHVVAHSWAAKVAAIWARQRSPRFQSLVLVDPFFIGALPGWLKVTFPLLYRVLPFLQTMGPFPSYEAAEAKIRQLKQYQGWSPLQQAVFAQAMTQKEDGTWGSKFVVQARDEVFEDVMQVAGLTEPLAVPTLFVQPEQGLNRRDWQFKPYRTYLSDLTWAVVPGNHWAFLVEPEPFAEAVGGFLAAH, encoded by the coding sequence GTGACAGCACGCGCAACCTACGAAGCGGAGGGCGATCGCCATCAGCTAACCCTGTCCAGCGGGATCAGTCTGGCCTATCGGGAATGGTCGCCGGGAAAAACGCCGGTTCTGCTGCTCCATGGCCTCGGGGATCATGGGCTGGTGTGGGCCGAGGTGGCCTCGGCCTGGGGCGATCGCTATCACTGCGTGGCGCCGGATCTGCGGGGCCACGGCGAAAGCAGCAAGCCCCCCACCGGCTACCGCTGCGAGGACATCATTGCCGACCTCGAAGGACTAATGGATCATCTGGGCTGGTCCAGCGCCCATGTCGTGGCCCACTCCTGGGCGGCCAAGGTGGCGGCAATCTGGGCTCGCCAGCGATCGCCCCGTTTCCAGAGTCTGGTGCTGGTGGACCCCTTCTTTATCGGGGCGCTGCCGGGCTGGCTGAAGGTCACCTTTCCCCTGCTGTACCGAGTGCTGCCTTTTTTGCAAACCATGGGGCCTTTTCCCAGCTACGAAGCCGCCGAAGCCAAGATTCGGCAGCTCAAGCAGTATCAGGGCTGGAGCCCCTTACAGCAGGCGGTCTTTGCCCAGGCCATGACCCAAAAAGAGGACGGCACCTGGGGCAGCAAGTTTGTTGTCCAGGCGCGGGATGAAGTCTTTGAGGACGTGATGCAGGTGGCGGGCCTGACGGAGCCCCTGGCGGTGCCGACCCTGTTTGTGCAGCCCGAGCAGGGCCTCAATCGCCGCGACTGGCAATTCAAGCCCTACCGCACCTACTTGAGCGATCTCACCTGGGCGGTGGTGCCGGGAAATCACTGGGCGTTTTTGGTGGAGCCGGAGCCGTTTGCGGAGGCTGTGGGCGGGTTTTTGGCCGCGCACTAG